TCTCAATCAAGAATAACTGAAAAGATTCATGAGCAACTACAAGAGCGAAGGCAAACTGCGTAGCAGGGCTTGGTTCGACAACCCCAATAATCCGGACATGACCGCGCTGTATCTGGAGCGGTACATGAACTTCGGGCTTTCGCTCGAGGAACTGCAGAGCGACAGGCCGATCATCGGCATAGCCCAGTCGGGCAGCGACCTCAGCCCGTGCAACCGGCATCACCTGGTGCTCGCCGATCGCCTGCGCGAAGGGATTCGCGAAGCGGGCGGTATCGCGATCGAATTTCCGGTCCATCCGATCCAGGAAACGGGCAAGCGGCCGACCGCCGGTCTCGACCGCAACCTCGCCTATCTCGGCCTTGTGGAAACCATCTACGGCTATCCGATCGATGGCGTCGTCCTGACCATCGGTTGCGACAAGACCACGCCTTCGCAGCTGATGGCGGCCGCCACGGTCGACATTCCGGCGATCGCACTGTCGGTCGGACCGATGCTCAACGGCTATTTCAAGGGCGAGCGGACCGGATCGGGCACGATCGTGTGGAAAGCACGGGAAATGCTCGCCTCGGGCGAGATCGACTATCAGGAGTTCATCAAGCTCGTGGCCAGTTCGGCCCCGTCGACGGGTTACTGCAACACGATGGGCACCGCCACGACGATGAATTCGCTGACCGAGGCGCTGGGCATGGCACTGCCCGGCTCGGCGGCGATCCCCGCGCCCTATCGCGACCGGCAGGAAAACGCCTATCTCACCGGCAAGCGGATCGTGGAGATGGTGGCCGAGGATCTGAAGCCGTCCGACGTGCTCACCCGGTCGGCGTTCGAGAACGCGATCCGGGTCAATACCGCGATCGGCGGATCGACCAACGCGCCGATCCATCTCGCTGCGATCGCCCGCCATATCGGCGTGCCGCTCGATATCGGCGAGTGGGAAACGATCGGGCATGACATTCCCCTGCTCGTGAACCTTCAGCCGGCGGGGGAATTCCTCGGCGAGGACTATTATCGCGCCGGCGGAGTGCCTGCGGTCGCCGCCCAGTTGCTGCACAACGGCCTGCTCGCCGGCGATGCCCTGACGGTCAACGGCAAGACCATGGGCGAGAATGTCGCCGACTGCGCAATCGAGGACGAGCGGGTCATCCGGCCTTTCGACCAGCCGTTGATGGAACGCGCGGGCTTTGTCGTACTTTCGGGCAATCTGTTCGATTCGGCGATCATGAAGACCAGTGTGATCTCGCAGGAATTCCGCGAGCGCTATTTGTCCGACCCGGACGATCCCGGCGCCTTCGAAGGCCGCGCAGTCGTCTTCGATGGTCCCGAGGAATATCACGAGAAGATCGACGATCGCGCGCTGAACATCACGGACGAGACGATCCTGTTCATCCGCGGCGCGGGCCCCATCGGCTATCCGGGCTCCGCCGAAGTGGTCAATATGCGGCCGCCCGCCTATCTGCTCGAGGAAGGGGTTCACTCCCTGCCCTGCGTTGGCGATGGCCGACAGTCGGGCACCAGTGCCAGCCCCTCGATCCTCAACGCCAGCCCCGAAGCTGCGGCCAATGGCGGGCTGGCTCTGCTGCGCACGGGCGACAGGGTGCGGATCGACCTGAAAAAGCGGAGGGCAGACATGCTTGTGCCGGAGGACGAACTGGCCGAGCGGCGTCGGCAGCTGGAGGCCGCCGGCGGATATTCCTATCCCGACAGTCAGACACCCTGGCAGGAAATCCAGCGTGCGCTGGTCGGCGACATGTCCTCGGGCGCTATCCTCGAAGGTGCCGAGAAGTATCAGCGGATCGCCGAGACCAAGGGTATCCCCCGCGACAGCCACTGACCTTGGGCGTGCCGGGCGCTCTAGCCGCGAGGGTTCGCTAATCGGCGTCCTGCAGCGCCGCCTCGGTTTCGCGCTCGGCGATCTTGATGAGGTTCGTCGCCGCAGCGTGCGCAACCTCGCCGTCCCCCTGTGCAATCGCATCGAACAGTGCGCGATGTTCCTCGATCGGGTCGCGCGGCTTCTTGTCGCTGCGGAACTTGAAATAGGTCGTCC
The Alteriqipengyuania lutimaris genome window above contains:
- a CDS encoding IlvD/Edd family dehydratase, with the translated sequence MSNYKSEGKLRSRAWFDNPNNPDMTALYLERYMNFGLSLEELQSDRPIIGIAQSGSDLSPCNRHHLVLADRLREGIREAGGIAIEFPVHPIQETGKRPTAGLDRNLAYLGLVETIYGYPIDGVVLTIGCDKTTPSQLMAAATVDIPAIALSVGPMLNGYFKGERTGSGTIVWKAREMLASGEIDYQEFIKLVASSAPSTGYCNTMGTATTMNSLTEALGMALPGSAAIPAPYRDRQENAYLTGKRIVEMVAEDLKPSDVLTRSAFENAIRVNTAIGGSTNAPIHLAAIARHIGVPLDIGEWETIGHDIPLLVNLQPAGEFLGEDYYRAGGVPAVAAQLLHNGLLAGDALTVNGKTMGENVADCAIEDERVIRPFDQPLMERAGFVVLSGNLFDSAIMKTSVISQEFRERYLSDPDDPGAFEGRAVVFDGPEEYHEKIDDRALNITDETILFIRGAGPIGYPGSAEVVNMRPPAYLLEEGVHSLPCVGDGRQSGTSASPSILNASPEAAANGGLALLRTGDRVRIDLKKRRADMLVPEDELAERRRQLEAAGGYSYPDSQTPWQEIQRALVGDMSSGAILEGAEKYQRIAETKGIPRDSH